From the genome of Miscanthus floridulus cultivar M001 chromosome 10, ASM1932011v1, whole genome shotgun sequence, one region includes:
- the LOC136489648 gene encoding putative disease resistance protein RGA4, protein MAAILDAMGPYVMQLIADMATEEVKMLLGISGDIEKLENNMESIKCFLADAERKRITELRVQRWVQKLKNAMYDATGILDLCQIEADKQRESKGSSTVEKALGCCRPLLSYLRNPVFAHKIGSRITELNQRLDNIYEEAHKFNFINLVSHPEQRMSTGEKVTSEFVESAIVGEKIERETRELAQMLTINGHHDIKVVAIVGTGGMGKTTLAQKIFNETTVQGHFKVKIWISITQHFDEVELLRTAIEHAGGVHGGVQDKTLLSRRLTNTLSLCRFLLVLDDVWSNVAWSNVLSVPVHGTDHLKVVGMKIISKCGGLPLAIKVMGGLLSTKPRSESDWEAVLKHHAWSVAGLPKELDNAIYLSYEDLSPQLKQCFLYCSLFPKGTTIWRSEVVPMWISEGFIHPPDRSTSSYDDWLEEIAEGYYQELITRNLIEPATESALTRYSCTMHDVVRSFAEFMSKEESLVVQDQQDDGGSKISHPRHLRYLNLEDTNITRLPGDIHRMKFLQHIVVHGCPQLDHLPSCITQLLHLRTLSMYGSHDNVLIPKGFGQLKNLRTLYGFRVHLDKNGGTGWCSLEEIGPLSQLRELTLHGLENVPASSSAGMAMISSKEHLHLLALYWSSSGFMGLRDETNKQQQQRVVEEVTRGRRSWTAQARRFGLRS, encoded by the exons ATGGCCGCAATCTTGGATGCTATGGGACCCTACGTGATGCAGCTGATAGCCGACATGGCAACCGAAGAGGTGAAGATGTTGCTGGGCATATCTGGCGATATTGAGAAGCTAGAGAACAACATGGAAAGTATCAAATGCTTCCTTGCTGACGCTGAGAGGAAGCGCATCACTGAATTGAGGGTGCAAAGATGGGTTCAGAAGCTCAAGAACGCCATGTATGACGCCACTGGCATCCTAGACCTTTGTCAAATCGAAGCTGACAAGCAGAGGGAGTCGAAAGGTAGCAGCACGGTTGAAAAGGCTCTAGGTTGCTGTCGGCCATTGCTCTCCTACCTACGGAATCCTGTGTTCGCACACAAGATAGGTAGCCGCATCACGGAGCTCAACCAGAGGCTGGACAACATATATGAAGAGGCTCACAAGTTCAACTTCATCAATCTAGTATCCCACCCAGAACAGAGGATGTCCACTGGAGAGAAGGTGACATCTGAGTTTGTTGAGTCAGCTATTGTTGGTGAGAAAATTGAGAGGGAGACAAGGGAGCTTGCTCAAATGCTAACCATCAATGGACACCACGACATCAAAGTGGTGGCCATTGTGGGCACAGGAGGCATGGGCAAAACCACCTTGGCCCAGAAGATCTTCAATGAGACCACCGTCCAAGGACACTTCAAAGTGAAGATATGGATAAGCATCACCCAACACTTTGATGAGGTTGAGCTTCTCAGAACAGCAATTGAGCATGCTGGGGGAGTCCATGGTGGGgtgcaagacaagaccctcctctCACGGAGGCTCACCAACACCTTGTCCTTGTGTAGGTTTCTCCTGGTCTTGGATGATGTGTGGAGTAATGTAGCATGGAGCAATGTGCTTAGTGTTCCA GTACATGGAACAGATCACCTGAAAGTTGTCGGGATGAAAATTATCAGTAAGTGTGGAGGTTTACCACTTGCTATCAAAGTGATGGGAGGACTGCTAAGTACGAAGCCCCGAAGCGAGAGTGATTGGGAGGCTGTTTTGAAGCATCATGCATGGTCAGTAGCTGGATTGCCAAAGGAACTGGACAACGCGATCTACTTGAGCTATGAGGATTTGTCTCCCCAGCTGAAGCAGTGCTTCCTATACTGCTCACTTTTCCCTAAAGGTACAACTATTTGGCGAAGTGAAGTTGTTCCGATGTGGATCAGTGAGGGATTTATCCATCCACCAGACAGAAGCACTAGTTCATATGATGATTGGCTAGAAGAAATAGCAGAAGGGTATTACCAGGAGCTAATCACGAGGAATCTTATTGAACCAGCAACAGAATCAGCTCTCACTCGATACTCATGCACCATGCATGACGTGGTGCGATCTTTTGCAGAGTTTATGTCTAAAGAAGAATCATTGGTGGTCCAGGACCAGCAAGATGATGGTGGTAGCAAGATCAGCCAT CCGAGGCACCTGAGATACCTCAACTTAGAGGATACAAATATAACTAGGCTACCTGGAGACATTCATAGGATGAAGTTCTTGCAGCACATTGTGGTTCATGGATGTCCACAGCTAGACCATCTCCCTAGCTGCATTACACAGCTTCTGCATCTAAGAACTCTTAGCATGTATGGTTCCCATGACAATGTTTTAATACCCAAGGGGTTTGGTCAGCTAAAAAATCTAAGAACACTTTATGGGTTCCGAGTACATTTGGACAAGAATGGGGGCACGGGCTGGTGCAGCTTGGAAGAGATCGGGCCTCTGTCCCAGCTTAGGGAGCTTACTTTACATGGTCTAGAAAATGTGCCCGCTAGCTCGTCGGCTGGAATGGCCATGATTAGTAGCAAGGAGCACCTTCACCTTTTGGCATTATATTGGAGTAGCAGCGGATTCATGGGATTGAGGGATGAAACCAACAAGCAACAGCAGCAGAGAGTAGTGGAGGAG gtaaccagaggaaggcgctcgtggacggcgcaggcgcgccggttcggcctccgctcgtag
- the LOC136487245 gene encoding disease resistance protein RGA2-like encodes MAAVLDALAPYVKKLITDIAQEEVSMLLGISGEITKLDARMEDLRAFVSDADRRRITDQNVQRWVSKLKDAMYDATNIMELCQLEAHERRELEEGGSSREQNLVACCQPLLMCLGNPIATLITCGNAEKIQDFFQRLLFFLQNPVFAHEIGSRIMELNQRLDEIHKEADKYRFNMNLGPNPEPRKLTAAEFSSYRTSSQVDESAIVGEQIERDTRELIQVLTTEDNNHNLIKVVSIIGAGGMGKTTLAQKIFNHATIQEHFKTKIWLSITQQFDVVELLRTAIENAGGDHGGKQDRSTLTETLINTISTGRFLLVMDDVWSHEAWNHVLSVPVRNASKKLPGSRVLVTTRSAHLPQQMQAPLHQHRVRPLENDDAWSLLKKQLQPDQVDGIDQLKTIGIEILENCDGLPLAIKVIGGLFSTRYPSEHEWKSVLNKPAWSLTGLPPELDNRLYLSYEDLSPQIKQCFLYCSLFPKGEELIHEVVTRMWISEGFIQPLDGSSTISQEYEFEEMATEYYQELIKRNLIEPTKEYSLTGYRCTMHDVVRTFAEYMAREESLVVVVGREQAATGMHVRRLSIEQTVSVLDWGILQRRESLRTLIINSRVNFHLPGDSLSSFSSLRVLYIWSVDSNRLVPSLSMLKHLRYLHLEKTDISWLPDDIQKMKFLLYISLGYCKKLCYLPGSIIKLVHLRSLDIQGSNVNIIPKGFSELTNLRSLYGFPVHVDMDASNSWCSLQELEPLSQLRDLKLYGLEKVQDSRMVEQTMISSKRHLGYLELNYSASGHTIGTGGAEAEQQQQQSVIEEVLEKLCPPTGLENFILEGGYVGRQLPDWMCAPASAEFKSIRYLKLENLPCCTQLPDGLCCLPSLELLIIKDAPAIKRIGPQFQASSFVAARGSDGSTSAPFPKLRNLQLIGLCEWEEWEWNDCEEHMDVETAIAMPCLERLQIQNCKLSCLPPGLASTKRHTLRELWLYELTNLTHVENIPSVVELDVFDCTELKKITALDSRLQNIRIVRCTKLEVLEGVTAPDSLVLQDTTMETLPGYLRAVNPRYLKLECNKKLYESSSSPGSSEWDKISHIGKHKICLERWRVCSGKAFIGPHIEQQGIKIYGD; translated from the exons ATGGCAGCCGTCTTGGATGCCTTGGCACCCTACGTCAAGAAGCTGATAACAGACATAGCACAAGAAGAGGTTTCCATGTTGCTGGGCATCTCTGGTGAGATCACCAAGCTGGATGCCAGGATGGAGGACCTTAGAGCCTTTGTCTCGGATGCTGATAGGAGACGGATCACTGACCAGAATGTGCAAAGATGGGTTAGCAAGCTGAAGGATGCTATGTACGATGCCACCAACATCATGGAGCTTTGTCAGCTCGAGGCCCATGAGCGCAGGGAACTGGAAGAAGGTGGCAGCAGCAGGGAGCAGAATCTTGTAGCTTGTTGCCAGCCACTTCTGATGTGCCTTGGGAACCCCATCGCCACACTCATCACGTGCGGGAATGCAGAGAAGATACAAGATTTCTTCCAGCGACTCCTCTTCTTCCTACAGAATCCCGTGTTCGCCCATGAGATAGGCAGCCGCATTATGGAGCTCAACCAGCGGTTGGACGAAATCCACAAGGAAGCGGACAAGTATAGGTTCAACATGAACCTCGGTCCCAACCCGGAGCCAAGGAAGCTAACTGCTGCTGAGTTCTCCAGCTATAGGACAAGTTCACAGGTCGACGAGTCAGCCATAGTTGGAGAACAGATAGAGAGGGATACAAGGGAGCTCATCCAGGTGCTAACCACAGAAGATAACAATCACAACCTCATCAAGGTCGTGTCTATCATTGGTGCCGGTGGCATGGGTAAGACCACCCTCGCCCAAAAGATCTTCAATCATGCAACCATCCAAGAGCACTTCAAAACAAAGATATGGCTAAGCATCACCCAGCAATTCGATGTTGTTGAGCTACTGAGGACAGCAATCGAAAATGCTGGCGGAGACCATGGTGGGAAGCAAGACAGGAGCACGCTGACTGAGACCctcatcaacaccatatccacAGGCAGGTTTCTGCTTGTGATGGATGATGTGTGGAGTCATGAGGCTTGGAACCATGTGCTTAGTGTCCCAGTCAGGAATGCCAGCAAGAAACTACCTGGAAGCCGGGTCCTTGTCACTACAAGATCTGCACACCTACCCCAACAGATGCAAGCCCCCCTGCACCAACACCGTGTCAGGCCTCTAGAGAATGATGATGCTTGGTCTTTGCTCAAGAAACAGTTGCAGCCTGACCAG GTAGATGGAATTGATCAACTGAAAACTATTGGGATAGAAATTCTTGAAAATTGTGATGGCTTACCACTTGCAATTAAAGTGATTGGAGGTCTCTTTAGCACAAGATACCCAAGTGAGCATGAGTGGAAATCTGTTTTGAACAAGCCAGCTTGGTCACTGACCGGACTGCCTCCAGAACTAGACAACCGGCTATACTTGAGCTATGAGGACTTGTCTCCCCAGATAAAGCAATGCTTTCTATACTGCTCACTATTCCCTAAAGGTGAAGAACTCATACATGAAGTAGTAACTAGGATGTGGATTAGTGAAGGATTTATCCAACCTTTGGATGGTAGTAGTACTATTTCACAAGAGTATGAGTTCGAAGAGATGGCAACTGAGTACTACCAAGAGTTAATAAAGAGGAACCTTATAGAACCTACAAAAGAATATTCTCTCACTGGATACCGGTGCACCATGCACGATGTGGTCCGCACCTTTGCTGAATACATGGCAAGAGAAGAATCACTAGTGGTGGTGGTTGGCAGAGAACAGGCTGCTACTGGTATGCATGTCCGTCGTCTCTCCATAGAACAGACCGTATCAGTACTGGATTGGGGTATTTTGCAAAGGCGTGAGTCACTTAGGacattaattataaattctagagTAAACTTTCATCTTCCTGGTGACTCGCTGAGTAGTTTCTCTAGCCTGCGGGTACTGTACATATGGTCTGTTGATTCTAATAGATTGGTTCCCTCTCTATCTATGTTGAAGCACTTAAGATACCTTCACTTGGAGAAAACTGATATATCTTGGCTACCAGATGATATCCAGAAGatgaaatttctactgtacattTCACTTGGTTACTGTAAGAAGCTATGCTATCTTCCTGGCAGCATCATAAAACTTGTGCATCTAAGATCTCTTGACATCCAAGGATCAAATGTTAATATCATTCCTAAGGGGTTCAGTGAGTTAACAAATCTGAGGTCACTTTATGGCTTCCCAGTACACGTGGACATGGATGCAAGCAATAGCTGGTGTAGTTTGCAAGAGCTGGAGCCTCTCTCTCAGCTTAGGGATCTTAAATTATATGGCCTAGAGAAGGTGCAGGACAGCCGGATGGTTGAACAGACCATGATTAGCAGCAAGCGCCACCTTGGGTATCTAGAGTTGAACTATAGTGCAAGTGGACATACTATAGGGACAGGTGGTGCTgaggcagagcagcagcagcaacagagtgTGATTGAGGAAGTCTTGGAAAAGCTCTGCCCTCCAACCGGCCTGGAGAATTTTATTTTGGAAGGGGGATACGTTGGTCGCCAGCTACCAGACTGGATGTGTGCTCCAGCATCGGCAGAGTTTAAGAGCATAAGGTATTTGAAACTGGAGAACCTTCCTTGCTGCACCCAGCTCCCTGATGGTCTGTGCTGCCTCCCAAGTTTGGAATTGCTGATCATCAAAGATGCGCCTGCCATCAAGCGTATTGGCCCCCAATTCCAAGCGTCATCCTTCGTGGCAGCTAGAGGTTCCGATGGTAGTACATCTGCACCGTTTCCAAAACTGAGAAATCTGCAATTGATTGGGCTATGTGAGTGGGAAGAGTGGGAATGGAATGACTGTGAGGAGCACATGGATGTGGAAACTGCCATAGCCATGCCTTGTCTGGAGAGACTCCAAATCCAAAACTGCAAGCTGAGCTGTCTTCCACCAGGCCTCGCCAGCACCAAGAGGCATACTCTTAGAGAACTATGGCTGTACGAGCTCACCAACCTGACACATGTGGAGAACATCCCTTCAGTTGTGGAACTTGATGTGTTTGACTGCACTGAGTTGAAGAAGATCACAGCACTCGACAGCAGGTTGCAGAACATTAGGATCGTTCGCTGCACAAAGCTGGAGGTTCTAGAAGGTGTCACAGCACCCGACAGCCTTGTACTGCAGGACACCACCATGGAGACGCTTCCAGGATACCTGCGAGCTGTAAACCCaaggtatctcaagttggaaTGCAACAAGAAGCTATACGAATCCTCCTCATCTCCAGGTAGCTCCGAATGGGACAAGATCAGCCACATTGGAAAGCACAAGATCTGCCTCGAAAGATGGCGCGTGTGTTCAG GAAAAGCTTTCATTGGACCACACATAGAACAGCAGGGCATCAAAATATATGGTGATTAA